Genomic window (Mycolicibacterium smegmatis):
GTGTGCGAGCGCTCGCCCCGACACGATCATCGGCACCAACACCTCCACCATCCCGGTCAAGGTGCTGGTCGACGCGGTAACCCACCCGGAGCGGTTCCTCACCGTGCACTTCTCCAACCCGGCACCGTTCATCCCCGGTGTGGAACTCGTCGCGGGCGAGGCCACGACCCAAGAGGTGATCGACTCCGTCAAGGACCTCCTGGCACGTGCCGGACGTGAGGGCGCCCAGGTGGCCGACACCCCGGGTATGGCGCTGAACCGCCTGCAGTACGCGCTGCTCAAGGAGGCGACGCTGATCGTCGAAGAGGGCGTGGCCACCAAGGAGGACGTCGACACCATCGTCCGCACCACGTTCGGCTTCCGGCTCGGGTTCTTCGGCCCGTTCGCCATCGCCGATCAGGCGGGGCTCGACGTGTACGTCAAGGGTTACCACACCCTGGAGAACGCATTCGGTGAGCGCATGGCCACCCCCAAGCTGCTCACGGACAACGTCGACGCCGGCCGTTACGGCACCAAGAACGGCAAGGGCTGGACCGGCGACTTCGACGACGAAACCAAGGCTGCGGTCATCGCATACCGCAACAAGGCCTACTCGCGCATGGGCGAACTGCTGCGCGAACTCGGACCGGCCCCCAAGGGCGCCTGACACCGCTCGACCGGCCGTCGCCTCCTGTGTCGGCCGCCTTCCCGCTCACCGAAACTGAAGGGTCCCCATGGACGAGATAACCCTTGCGGAGCGGCCTGCCGCCCTGCTTGTCGTCATCGCGCTTGTCGCCATTGCGGTTCTGCTCTTCCTGATCATCAAGGTCAGGCTGCACGCGTTCTTCTCGTTGATCGTCGTCAGTGTGCTGACCGGCCTTGCGGCGGGCATCAGCATGGGCGATGTCATCAATGTCGTCATCGCCGGCTTCAGCAACACCGTCGGCAGCGTGGCGCTACTTGTCGGGTTCGGCGCCGTCCTCGGGCGACTGGTCGAGATGACCGGTGGCGCACAGGTTCTCGCCGACAAGATGCTCGACCGTTTCGGTGAGAAGAGGGCGCCGCTGGCACTTGCCGTGGCGTCGCTGTTCTACGCGTTCCCGATCTTCCTCGACGCCGGCTTCATCGTCATGCTGCCGATCATCTACACGGTGGCACGGCGTCTGGGCGGATCGTTCATGCTGTACGTGCTGCCGTCCATCGGCGCGTTTCTGATGATGCATGCGCTGACCCCGCCGCACCCCGGTCCGACGGCCGCGGCCACGGTGATGGGCGCCGACGTGGGCATGGTGGTCATCGTCGCGCTACTGGTCGGCCTGCCGACCTGGTACCTCGCGGGCTACCGGCTCAGCCTCATCATCGCCAAGCGCTACCCGAACATGCCGGTGCCGAACCTGCTCGGTGAACCCAAGGATTATCCGGAGGACGAGCGGCCCGGATTCTGGACCGTGATCCTGGTTCTGCTGCTTCCGTTGGTGCTGATCTTCTTCAACACGGTGTTCTCGACCCTCGAGGCCGATGGCGCGGTGACGAAAGACAATATCTTCTTCCAGCTTTCACGCCTGATCGGCACCACCTCGATCGCGCTGTTGATCAGCGTGCTGCTGGCCATGGTGCTGCTGTACATCCGGCCGCGCCGGCGCCGCAACGAACGGATCGGCGGGCTACTGGAGGACCTCGTCGACGACGCGCTGGCACCGGTCTGCTCGATCATCCTGATCACCGGTGCGGGCGGGGCGTTCGGCCGCATCCTCACCGAGACCGGGATCGGCAAGACCCTCGCCGACGGCCTGGACGCCTTCGGGCTGCCGGTCATCCTCGCGGGCTTCCTCATCGCGATCGCCTTCCGCGTCGCGCAGGGGTCGGCCACGGTCGCGGCCACCACGGCGGGTTCGATCATGGCCCCGGCGGTCGCGGAGCTGAACCTGACCGGTGTCGCGCTGGCAGCAATCGTCGTCGCCATCGCCGCAGGCTCGATCACGTTCTCGCACGTGAACGATTCGGGGTTCTGGTTGGTCGGCCGCTTCTGCGGTTTCGACACGGTCACCACGTTGAAGACGTGGACTGTGGTCGGCACAGCCATCGGGTTCATGTCGTTCGTGCTGGCCACGGCGGTCTACCTGGTCGCAAGCTGATTCACCCCACGACCGGTCGGCTATCCGGTGAAGCCTTCACCCGATGTCGACCGGTCGTGGTGGGTGTAGGTCAGCGGGATCTGGCGGCCCGCGGCGATCTTGTCGAGCATCGCGATGCGCTCGCGGGCGGCCGCTCCGGTCCGCTTGCGGTGCTCGCGAATGGGATTCGACCACGGAACGCGGTCGGCCAGCATCGCGACGCGGACGTTGAGCTTGGTCAGCCGCTCGAAGTTCTTCACCCGGCGGCGGATGTCGTAACCGAGCGGCTCGAACATCGTGTCCTTGAGCATGGCCTCGATCTGCCCGTAGCCGAACACCACGCCGGCAGGCGCGAACGCGATGGTGGCGGTGATGGTGTTGGCGTACTTGTAGATCACCTTCTTGAGCAGGCCGGGCAGTGTGTCGGTGAGGGTCTGCAGATGTTCCGGGCCCGCGACGGCGTCGACGAGTTCGGCGCGCCACGGTGACGGGTTGCCACCGCGGGCGAGAACGTAGTTGAGCGACTTGATCAGCTCGATCCCGTTCGGGGAGTAGAGACGTTCGGGCGCGCCCCACAACCGGCCGGAGAACGACGAGTACTCGGCGAGATCCTCCAACTGTTGCGGCGTGAGCTTGCGGCCGAACGCGTGGTCCACCAGGCGGCCGAGCAACATGCCACTGCCGAATCCGAGCAGCGACGTCACCGGAATCGGTTCGCCGAATTTCAGATACAGGTCGTCACCCCATTTGCGCCGCAGACCACGGCTGGCCAGCGCGTGCATCAACCGCACCCGCACGACGTCACAGAAGGCCTCCGAGTGCCGGTCGAAGATCTCCGGCAGCGTGAATTCCGCGAACACCCGGGCCGTTTCGATGAACCGCCGCGGTCCGTCGTCGGCGAAACGTCCGGTCGCCCCGGTGGCCGCGGAGATGTCGCCGGTCATCGCGGTCTCGTACACCGCCCACGCTCGGATGATCGTGGTCGCGGCGATCGTGCTCGACATCGCCAGCATCCGGCCGCGTTCGGCGGCAACAAGATCGAACTGCTTGGGCAGGTTGTCGAGGTGTTCGAAGAGGTCGACGAGTTCCTGCGGCGGGTTTTCGACGGTGTCGATGCCCTGTGTCAGCGCCTGTTCGAACATCGCACGGCCCTGTTCGTGTCCGATGCGTTCGAAGGCGTCGACGACGCCGATCATGTGCTCGTCGCCCTGCCAGAAGTAGTCGTCGCGCAGGCGGGTGAGTTCGTTGGGTTCGACCTCTTTGTCGACGTCGATCCACTCCCCGAACATGATCTCGCGCATGCGGCGCCACTGGTCGGCGAAGTGGTCGCGGCCCGGCGGGATGGGCCGCAGAGGCCGATCGGGGTGGTCGCGGCGGTTGAAGTCGACGTCGGTGAGGATGATCTCGGGACGCTCGCCGGTCACAGTCATGCAGCCACCCAACCTGGATAGAGGACAGTGATCGAGACGTTAGCTCAGCTGACCGCAGATGTGAACCGTCATTCTCGAATGGTCGATCACCTTCCGGTGCCGTTGTCGGCGGCCCACGACGCCAGGATCCGCAGCGACTCCTCCGCGGGTGAACCCGGTTGCGACTGGTAGACGACCAATTGTTGCCCGGGACTGCCCGAAACCGGGAACACCTCGAAGTGCAGATCGATATCGCCGATCACCGGGTGATGTAGCCGCTTGATCCCGTGCGACAGCTCGAACACGCGATGGTCGGCCCACCCGCGCCGGAACTCCGGGCTCTTGGCGGTCAGCTCACCGATCAGTGTCTGCAACCGCGCGTCTTCAGGGTGGTCCAGAAAGTGCCGCCGCAAGGTGGAAGCAACGTTCGCGGCCACGGTGTCCCAGTCGACGTAATGAGTGCGCGCCGCCGGATCGAGCAGCGCCCAGTGTGCGAGGCTGCGCGCGTTGCCGGTCTTGCGGGTGAAGTCGGCCAGCAGCGCCCGCGCGAGATCGTTCATGTCGAGGACCTCCATGCCGACCCCGAGGACGTAGACGGCCCGGTCGGGTACGGCCCGTACGAGATCCCGGATGGTCGCCCGGACTTTCGCCCGAGAAGCCTTGGGTGCGCGATGAATTCGGGCGTCTCGTCGCGACAACAGGTCGAACAGGTACGTCCGCTCTGTCTCGTCGAGCTGCAACGCGTCGGCCAGTCCCGCGATCACGGCGTCCGACGCCGACCGCACCTTGCCCTGTTCCATCCGCGTGTAGTAGTCCACGCTCACGCCGGCCAGCGCCGCGACCTCGCTGCGCCGCAAACCAGGTACCCGCCGCTCGGCGACCCTCGCCGCGGCGGGCAGCCCGACGCTGTCGGGCCGCAGCCGTGCCCGCGCAGCACGCAAGAAACCCGCGAGCGCCTGCGGCAGCGCCTCCACCGGCCGTTGCTCCATGAACCCAGGGTCGCACGCGGATCGTCGCAGGTCCTGCCCGTGGGTAGCCCAATTCGACCTAGGCAGCACACGGCACCTTCGCCCGTTTCCACCCGGTGGCAATCGACGTTGACTGGAAACGCAGGCAAGCCCAACCAGCCAGCCCAACCAGCGAAGGAGCCAATGTGCCGGACCGGCAGTACACGCGGTTCCGCCTCGTGCGGAACCGCGCGGTTCTCCGGGTGGTGTTCGACCACCCGCCGATGAACCTGTTCGACCAGACCATGATCAGCGAGTGCAGCGCGTTGTTGGATGATCTGCGCGCCGACCGCAGCGTGCGGGTGGTCCTGTTCAGCAGCGCCGGTCCCGACTTCTTTCTCGGCCATGCCGATCTGTCGCTGTTCTTGGCGCCGCGCGAGGGCGTACCGCCGAAACCGGTCCGACTTACTTTGCTGCAGGATCTCTTCGAGCGTCTGCGCACGGTGCCGCAGGCGACGATCGCGGTCGTCGAGGGCAGGGCGACCGGCGCCGGGGTGGAACTCGTGACGTCGTGCGACATGGCGTTCGCCGCGCGCGGGAGGGCCGTGCTCACATTGTTCGAAACCGCCGTCGGTGTGCTTCCCGGCGCGACCGGCACCCAGCGGCTCCCCCGGCTGATGGGTCGGCAACGGTCCCCCGAGATCGTGCGGATCCCCCGTCATCGTGCCCATCCCGGGCACCACCTCGACCGGTCATCTACGCGACAACATCTCGGCGGCCTAAGTATCCGACCGCCTCACCGATGCCGAGGTCGCCGCACTCACCGCGGTCGAGGACGAACAGGGCGCAACCCTGGGCACCATGCCCGGCCGGATGCTCGACGCGTTCACCCGCGCGATCGGTGCGTGAGTGGATGAGTGTCAGGCGCAACCGCACGAATTGCGGTGGTGGAACGTCGTCGGCACCCGGATGTGCTGCGCTGCACCGTCATCCCCCTGGATACGTCGCAGCAACAGTTCGACCGCGGTGGCACCGATGGTCTCGACGTCCTGCGCGGCCGCGGTGAGCTTGGGCTCGAACAGATCCGACCACTCGAAGTCGTCGTAGCAGACGAACGCCACATCCCCCGGGATCGACAGTCCCAGACGGCGGATCGCCTTGAGGGTGCCGATGGTCATGGCGTTGTTCATCGACACCAGCGCGGTCGGGCGATCGGCGCTCGACATCAGCGCGTACACGCCGCGCTCGGCGGCCTCGGTGTTGGATTCACCGTCGACGATCAACGACGCGTCGAGGTCGATCCCGCGATCGGACAGCGCCGCGACGTATCCGTCGAAACGTTCGGTGGTCGACGAAATCCCGGCGAGACCACGCACCACACCGACCCTCGTGTGCCCGATGTCGAGCAGATGGTCGGTCAATGCCTTCGCCGACGACTCGTTCTCCGGGCCCACCTGATCGCTCTCGATGTCGGCGCCGCGGTCGATGAGCACCAGAGGCGTTCCCGCACGCGCGATCTCAGGAAGGGAGGCGCGCTCCGACCCGGCAGCGGGCGCTACGATCATGCCGTCGACCTTGCGGCCGAGAAGCGAATCGACCACGCGCTTCTCGGATTCCGCCTCGTCGTGGGAGTCACCGACGATCAGCACGTACCCGGCGTCGGACAGTGCCCGCTCGACGGCGTGCACCAGGCTCCCGAAGTAGGGGTTGGTCAGCGCCGAGATAGACAGGCCGACGGTGTTGGTGCGTCCGGCGGCGAGTGCCCGCGCGACGACATTGCGCCGGTACCCGGTCTGCTCGATCGCCTCCTCGACGCGAAGCCGGGTCTCGGCATTGACCTTGCGCGTGCCGTTGAGCACGTGCGACACCGTGGATGTCGACACGCCGGCAAGCCGGGCGACGTCATCCATCGTGGTCACGGCACACGCACGATCCGGTCCGCGCGACCTGCGGTCGACTCGATCAGCTGCGCGTTGCGCTCGTCTGGCCCGAGTGCCCAGCGTTCGGCGTCCTGCGGGGATTTCCCGAACGCCTCATGACGACGCCGCAGGCGGTCGCGGCGGACCTCGGTGTCGAGCGTCAGGAACCACACCTCGTCGATGCACGACCGCGCCGTCGGCCACGCATCACGGTCCAGCAGAAGGTAATTGCCCTCGGTGACCACCAGCGGCACCGTCGACGGAACCGGGATCGACGAGGCGATGGACTCCTCGATCTCCCGGTGGAACCGCGGTGCGTACACCACCGGGTCACCGACGCGCTGCGCCCGCAGCGTAGCGATCAACCGCGCGTACCCGCCGTCGTCGAAGGTGTCGTGTGCGCCCTTGCGGTCGCGCCGGCCGAGGTCGATCAGCACCTCGTTGGCCAGGTGGAAGCCGTCCATGGGAACCAGAACGGCGACCTCCGGTCCCAGCGCGGCCACAAGTTGTTCGGCGACCGTGGACTTCCCGGCCGCCGGCGCGCCGGTGAGGCCGAGGATGCGGCGTTCGCCGGGAACGACGAGTGCTTTCGCCCACTCGACCATCTGGTCCAGTGTGGCCTCCTGCACGTCCTGCACGTTGGTCACCGTTCTCGCTTTCGAATCTGATCGGGGAGTTTGCTCAACCACGCCCGTGGCCCGACCACCGAACACCGTAATGCCGCAACGCGCGACGAGCGATCGATGCGCTCGGCAACACCGCTGTCGGAGCGCGTCGAATAGTAGGCGTACGCGCCGTGGAACGCGTCACCGGCACCCAGGGTGTCGGCCACCGTCACCGGCGGCACCGGCACCTCACCGGATTCACCGCCGGACCACCACGTGACGGGATCGCCGCCGTGCGTGATGACCACGGTGCGGACACCGCTTTCCACCAACGCCGCAGCCGTGGCGTCCGAGGTGTCGGCGCCGGGTGTGCGGAAGTCACCGGAGCACACCATGTCCGAGACGTAGGGGACGAGGTCGGCCATCACGGGTTTCCATCGCCCCGCATCGACGACGACGGTGGTCCCGCGCTCGTACGCGTGCTGTGCGGCGGCGCGGGCCAACAGCGGATGGTGGCCGTCGACCAACACCACGTCGGCGGTGTCCACGTGGTCGCCGAGGTCCTCCGGCGGCGTTGCGTCCGACGTCACGGCATCGGACGAGATCACCGACCGGTCGCCGGTGGATTCGACGACGGCGACCGACGAGACGGGCACGGGCCGAACCGAACCCGCTGTCGCGTCGATGACGCTCACGCCGCACACGGTCAGGTCGGCGCGGATCAGATCAGCAACCGGATCATCACCGAGGGCCGTCACCAGCGTCGCCTCGCCGCCCAGTGCGGCGAAGGTGACCGCGGCGTTTGCCGCAGGCCCACCCGCGGCGACGAACTGCGCGGCCGAGGTGATCTTCTCGTTCACCGCAGGCGGTTTCGCGATGCGATGGATCACATCCAGCGTCGCCAACCCGACGAAGACCCCGACCGGGGCCCGCCGCGGGTTTTCCTCAGAGACCGGCGCGTTCCTCATCGGTCGGCTCCTCCGCACCGGTCATGAGCGCGACGACCTCGGACATCGAGCGCTTCTTCGGGTCGACGACTCCGGCACGCTGCCCGAGTCGGTGGATGTGGATCCGGTCGGACACCTCGAACACGTGCGGCATGTCGTGGCTGATGAGCACCACCGGGATGCCGCGGTCGCGAATCGATTTGATCAGGTCGATGACCTGACCGGATTCCCGCACGCCGAGGGCCGCGGTGGGTTCGTCCATGATGATCACGCCCCGGCCGAACGCCGCGGCCCGCGCCACCGCGACGCCTTGGCGCTGCCCACCGGACAGTGTCTCCACGGCCTGGCCGACCGACTTGATGCCGATCTTCAGGTCCGCGAGGTGCTGCGAGGCGTCCTGGCGCATCCTGGGCATGTCCAGCCGGCGGAAGAGCCTGCCCGCGACGCCTTTTCGACGGACCTCGCGGCCGAGATACAGGTTCGAGGCGATGTCGAGGGCAGGCACGACCGCGAGGTCCTGGTACACCGTCTCGATGCCCGCGGCCCGGGCGTCGCGGGTGTTCCGGAACGACACGGGTTCGCCGTTCATCAGGATCTGTCCCGCGTCGGGCACGATGGCCCCCGCCAAAGCCTTGA
Coding sequences:
- a CDS encoding helix-turn-helix transcriptional regulator — its product is MEQRPVEALPQALAGFLRAARARLRPDSVGLPAAARVAERRVPGLRRSEVAALAGVSVDYYTRMEQGKVRSASDAVIAGLADALQLDETERTYLFDLLSRRDARIHRAPKASRAKVRATIRDLVRAVPDRAVYVLGVGMEVLDMNDLARALLADFTRKTGNARSLAHWALLDPAARTHYVDWDTVAANVASTLRRHFLDHPEDARLQTLIGELTAKSPEFRRGWADHRVFELSHGIKRLHHPVIGDIDLHFEVFPVSGSPGQQLVVYQSQPGSPAEESLRILASWAADNGTGR
- a CDS encoding LacI family DNA-binding transcriptional regulator, giving the protein MTTMDDVARLAGVSTSTVSHVLNGTRKVNAETRLRVEEAIEQTGYRRNVVARALAAGRTNTVGLSISALTNPYFGSLVHAVERALSDAGYVLIVGDSHDEAESEKRVVDSLLGRKVDGMIVAPAAGSERASLPEIARAGTPLVLIDRGADIESDQVGPENESSAKALTDHLLDIGHTRVGVVRGLAGISSTTERFDGYVAALSDRGIDLDASLIVDGESNTEAAERGVYALMSSADRPTALVSMNNAMTIGTLKAIRRLGLSIPGDVAFVCYDDFEWSDLFEPKLTAAAQDVETIGATAVELLLRRIQGDDGAAQHIRVPTTFHHRNSCGCA
- a CDS encoding GntP family permease produces the protein MDEITLAERPAALLVVIALVAIAVLLFLIIKVRLHAFFSLIVVSVLTGLAAGISMGDVINVVIAGFSNTVGSVALLVGFGAVLGRLVEMTGGAQVLADKMLDRFGEKRAPLALAVASLFYAFPIFLDAGFIVMLPIIYTVARRLGGSFMLYVLPSIGAFLMMHALTPPHPGPTAAATVMGADVGMVVIVALLVGLPTWYLAGYRLSLIIAKRYPNMPVPNLLGEPKDYPEDERPGFWTVILVLLLPLVLIFFNTVFSTLEADGAVTKDNIFFQLSRLIGTTSIALLISVLLAMVLLYIRPRRRRNERIGGLLEDLVDDALAPVCSIILITGAGGAFGRILTETGIGKTLADGLDAFGLPVILAGFLIAIAFRVAQGSATVAATTAGSIMAPAVAELNLTGVALAAIVVAIAAGSITFSHVNDSGFWLVGRFCGFDTVTTLKTWTVVGTAIGFMSFVLATAVYLVAS
- a CDS encoding 3-hydroxyacyl-CoA dehydrogenase family protein, with product MRKINTVTVVGAGYMGGGIAQVLALNGFKVQIADVNDEATQEALKRLDREAREFEQQGLFGPGSADTIMSNLTASDSLDDAVSDVDYVMEAVFEDVDVKKEVLARVCASARPDTIIGTNTSTIPVKVLVDAVTHPERFLTVHFSNPAPFIPGVELVAGEATTQEVIDSVKDLLARAGREGAQVADTPGMALNRLQYALLKEATLIVEEGVATKEDVDTIVRTTFGFRLGFFGPFAIADQAGLDVYVKGYHTLENAFGERMATPKLLTDNVDAGRYGTKNGKGWTGDFDDETKAAVIAYRNKAYSRMGELLRELGPAPKGA
- a CDS encoding ATP-binding cassette domain-containing protein produces the protein MTGTASAPVLEARGLVKRYGNVTAINGADFELRAGEVLAVVGDNGAGKSSLIKALAGAIVPDAGQILMNGEPVSFRNTRDARAAGIETVYQDLAVVPALDIASNLYLGREVRRKGVAGRLFRRLDMPRMRQDASQHLADLKIGIKSVGQAVETLSGGQRQGVAVARAAAFGRGVIIMDEPTAALGVRESGQVIDLIKSIRDRGIPVVLISHDMPHVFEVSDRIHIHRLGQRAGVVDPKKRSMSEVVALMTGAEEPTDEERAGL
- a CDS encoding oxygenase MpaB family protein, which encodes MTVTGERPEIILTDVDFNRRDHPDRPLRPIPPGRDHFADQWRRMREIMFGEWIDVDKEVEPNELTRLRDDYFWQGDEHMIGVVDAFERIGHEQGRAMFEQALTQGIDTVENPPQELVDLFEHLDNLPKQFDLVAAERGRMLAMSSTIAATTIIRAWAVYETAMTGDISAATGATGRFADDGPRRFIETARVFAEFTLPEIFDRHSEAFCDVVRVRLMHALASRGLRRKWGDDLYLKFGEPIPVTSLLGFGSGMLLGRLVDHAFGRKLTPQQLEDLAEYSSFSGRLWGAPERLYSPNGIELIKSLNYVLARGGNPSPWRAELVDAVAGPEHLQTLTDTLPGLLKKVIYKYANTITATIAFAPAGVVFGYGQIEAMLKDTMFEPLGYDIRRRVKNFERLTKLNVRVAMLADRVPWSNPIREHRKRTGAAARERIAMLDKIAAGRQIPLTYTHHDRSTSGEGFTG
- a CDS encoding PfkB family carbohydrate kinase, translated to MRNAPVSEENPRRAPVGVFVGLATLDVIHRIAKPPAVNEKITSAAQFVAAGGPAANAAVTFAALGGEATLVTALGDDPVADLIRADLTVCGVSVIDATAGSVRPVPVSSVAVVESTGDRSVISSDAVTSDATPPEDLGDHVDTADVVLVDGHHPLLARAAAQHAYERGTTVVVDAGRWKPVMADLVPYVSDMVCSGDFRTPGADTSDATAAALVESGVRTVVITHGGDPVTWWSGGESGEVPVPPVTVADTLGAGDAFHGAYAYYSTRSDSGVAERIDRSSRVAALRCSVVGPRAWLSKLPDQIRKRER
- a CDS encoding nucleoside/nucleotide kinase family protein, coding for MTNVQDVQEATLDQMVEWAKALVVPGERRILGLTGAPAAGKSTVAEQLVAALGPEVAVLVPMDGFHLANEVLIDLGRRDRKGAHDTFDDGGYARLIATLRAQRVGDPVVYAPRFHREIEESIASSIPVPSTVPLVVTEGNYLLLDRDAWPTARSCIDEVWFLTLDTEVRRDRLRRRHEAFGKSPQDAERWALGPDERNAQLIESTAGRADRIVRVP
- a CDS encoding enoyl-CoA hydratase/isomerase family protein; its protein translation is MPDRQYTRFRLVRNRAVLRVVFDHPPMNLFDQTMISECSALLDDLRADRSVRVVLFSSAGPDFFLGHADLSLFLAPREGVPPKPVRLTLLQDLFERLRTVPQATIAVVEGRATGAGVELVTSCDMAFAARGRAVLTLFETAVGVLPGATGTQRLPRLMGRQRSPEIVRIPRHRAHPGHHLDRSSTRQHLGGLSIRPPHRCRGRRTHRGRGRTGRNPGHHARPDARRVHPRDRCVSG